From the Glutamicibacter halophytocola genome, the window TATTTCTTGGTTAAGCCGATAAGTGTGTTCAAAAAAATAAATAAGCGCCTCTAGCTCAATTGGCAGAGCAAATGACTCTTAATCATTAGGTTCCGGGTTCAAGTCCCGGGGGGCGCACCAAAATCAAGGTTCGAATAGTTGCCACCCATGGCAGCGGTTCGGGCCTTGTTTGCTTTCTTTTGAAGCGAACTTCTCCCACGCCCGCCGCCCTTGGCCTGGTGCTATTGCGCACAAGGGAATCCGCGGCATCCAATTCACTGCCGTGGCTGCGTCGAGGTGGCGGGACCTATCTGCTAATCGTTTACCGGGATACCGCTTGCGAATAATCCTGGTTGGCGCTCCCGTTTCCGGGCATTCCCCGCAAGCCGTTGGCCCGCGGAAAAATTATTTGTGTCTTGGATTACTAATATCCGCGACGTTGGTCCAAAAAAGGCTTTGACCTGTTGTTTTACGTTAATTGACCAGGCAGGTGCCGATTTTTGATTTTGAGCAGTTTCTGTCTATGATTATCTACGTTGCAAAGACGGGTTGTGAAAACGAACTAGTCAGAGCGATATGCGCCTCTAGCTCAATTGGCAGAGCAAATGACTCTTAATCATTAGGTTCCGGGTTCAAGTCCCGGGGGGCGCACAGTTGATCCGATCTGATTCTTCAGATCGGATTTTTTGCATACCGCGATGAGAAGAGGTTCAGCTATGAGTACTTCCGAAGCAACCGCACGCCTGGCTGTTGGCGACCAGGCTCCCGACTTCACCTTGAGTGATGCTGCCGGCAACGCGGTGGCACTGGCCGATTACCGCGGCCAGAAGACCATCATCTACTTCTACCCGGCCGCATCAACGCCTGGCTGCACCAAGCAGGCCTGCGATTTCCGCGATTCGCTGGAGTCGCTGAAGGCGTTGGGGTATCAAGTTCTGGGAATCTCGCCAGACAAGGTCTCCAAGCTCGAAAAGTTTGTCGCCAAGGAAGAGCTGAATTTCCCGCTGCTTTCCGACGAGGACCACGCAGTGGCTGAAGCCTATGGCGCTTGGGGTGAAAAGAAGAACTACGGCCGCGTTTACGAAGGGCTTATTCGTTCGACGATCGTCCTGGATGAACAGGGTGCGGTAACCCTGGCCCAGTACAACGTTCGTGCCACCGGACACGTTGCAAAGCTGCGCCGTGACTTGGGGATTGATCCAAAGTAGGTAGTGGTGGTGCCCGATTTCATATCGGGCAGAACTTCCGTTACACTAAATGAGGTCGCCTTCAAGGATCGTGGTTCTTGGCGTCGCGCCAGCGAGTATGGCGGAATTGGTAGACGCGCTGGATTTAGGTTCCAGTGTCTTCGGACGTGAGAGTTCAAGTCTCTCTACTCGCACCTGATAACCCTGCGGTCCAAGCAATTGGACCGCAGGGTTTTTGCATGCCTCATGGCGTGCCAGTCAGGCGTAGTATCAAAGGACACGGACAGCGAATGATGGTGTCTCTGGACCGGGCAATGGCATGGGGAGGACGATATGGCAGTAGAGCGGTTGCCTACAACCTACGGGCTTGCTGAATCGGATCCAGAACAGGTACTGATTGACCGGCGGGGCGTTGCCCCTGAGGATCTGGCCCAGATCGAGCGGATCATGGCCGAGATGGGCCGCATGCGGCAGGTTGAGCGCAAGATCATGCGCAGCTCGCAGCGCTACATGCAGTTGAACGAGACCGACATGCGCGCGCTTCGCCAATTGATTGCCGCAAAGAATGCCGGCAGGGTGACCACCCCCAGCGATTTGCGCGCTTATCTCGGGATCTCCAGCGCCTCCGTGACAAAAATGATCGACCGGCTTGAAGCCAATGGGCACGTTCGGCGCAGCCAGCATCCGACGGACCGGCGTTCCCAGTGCATCGAGGTCACCGAGCAGACGCATCTGGCCGCGCGCGAGCAAATGGGGCGGCACCATGCCAAGCGCTTCGATGTGGCCAATTCCCTGACCCCCGAAGAGCGCGAGGTAGTGATCCGCTTCCTGGCGCAGACTACTGATGCCCTGGAGTGGAGCCTGGAGAAGTCAAGCCCCCAGGAGTCCTAGCCGCCGCTAGGGCCGGGGATCGCTCCGTGCTTGTTCTGCGTCCTTCGCGATGTTGGCGATGGTCGCCGGGAAGATGACTCCGTGGAACGGGTAGACGGCCCACCAGTAGCAGCGTCCCCACAGGCCGCGCGGGAAGAACACCGCCCGCTGGATGAGCTCCGTCTTCCCGTTGGCTTGCCGGCCAATGGAGTATTCAAGCCAAGCTTGCCCCGGCACGCGCATTTCCGCCCGCAAGCGCAGCAACCGGTCCTTCTCCAGCGCCTCGACGCGCCACCAGTCCACCACATCGCCCAGGGCCAGGGTGCTGTTCGAGCGGCGGCCGCGGCGCGAGCCCACGCCGCCGGCCAGCTTGTCCATCAGTCCGCGCAGCCTCCAAAGCGTCGGGAAGGCGAAGTATGGCGAATCGCCGCCGAGCCGCTGCACTACCTTGAATAGCGCCTGCTCGGTGGCCGTGGTGGTGATCCTGCGCGTATCGGTGTAGCTTTTGCGCCCGGCCCATTGCGGATCCGAAGGCAAGGGCTCGGCCGGGGCCGAGATCGGATGGGCTGTTGCCCAGGTGGTTTCCACCGCGTCCGCATTGATCTTCTCCAGGGCCAAGTGCACCGCTCTGGGGTAGTCGCAGAGGCCTTGCTCAGGCGGCGGGATCAGATCATCAATTTTTCGCGATTGCATCACGCAGTCGTGCTGCAAGGACGCGACCAGCGCCGAGGCCAGGGTGCGGGGCAGCGGCGTGACCAGATTAACCCAATGCGAGGCCAGCCGCGGGGTCAGCAGCGGAAGCGCCCAGACCGCAGGTTCGCGCAGCCCTGCCACGCGGGCATAGATCTGCATCAGCTGGGCATAGCTGTAGGCTTGCGGGCCGCCGATGTCATAGGCGCCATGGACTGGCTGCTGAAGCTGCGCCGCGGCCACCAGGTAGTGCAGGGCATCGCGAATGGCTATGGGCTGGACCTGGTTGCGCACCCAGCGCGGTGCCGGCATCACTGGCAGCACATCGCTCAGGTGCCGGACCATCTCGAAGCTGGCGGATCCCGACCCGATCACCAGTCCCGCCTGCAGGACCAGCGTGTTCACCGAAGCGGACAGGATCTCTCCCACCGCAACGCGCGATTCCAGATGCTCGCTGAGCTTGCCCGAGGGGTGCAGTCCGGAGAGATAGACCACCTGGCCAACACCCTGCTGCAGTGCGGCTCGTGCCATGACGGAGGCGCAGTTCTTCTCCTGCTCGGCGAAATTGCGGCTTCCGGACATGGAATGCACCAGGTAGTAGACGACCTCGGCTCCGTAGCAGAGCCGGGACACCGCCTCGAGGTCCGCCAGGTCTCCCTCGATGATTTCCACTTCGGCATGCCAGGGAACGTCGCGCAAGCGCTGGGCATCGCGGGTGAAGACCTTGACCTGGTGCCCCTGGCTCAGCAGCCGCGGGACCAGCCGGCCCCCGATGTAGCCGGTGGCACCGGTGACGGCGATCCTGCTCATCGCGTGCCCCCATTGCCACCCGATTTGCCGTGCCAGGCGATCGCGCCGGCTCCCGCCAAAACGGCTGCCGCGCAGCCAAGCGCCGCGAAGCCAACCAAGGCCGAGTCGTTGGCGCCGCTCAGGCGGCCAACCCCGATCCACGCCAGGCCCCAGCAGATGGCCACAGGGGCAAAGAGATTGCGTGCGTAGAAGCTGATGGCCAGGGCGATGAGGACGGCAACAACCAGGAGCGCGACGGCCAGCCCGGGGGCCCATGCGGCATCGCTGCCGAAGCCCAGCGACAAGAGCCACGCCGCGGTATTGGCGATGCTGGCCACGACCACCCATCCCAGATAGAGGCCGAAGGTCAGCCACATGATCCAGTACTCAAGACGCGAGGACGGCGTTCCGGCAAGCATGATTGCCATCATCCACGCCAGCACGGCGACGAGGGTGAAAATAATGGCAACGCTGAATCCCAGCCAGCCAAGCTGCACCACGCTGATCCAGGCCGCATTGAGCAATGCCGAGAGCATCGCCGGCCCGCGCAGGGACGCTGCCCAGGCCGAGCGCCGGCCCGAGGGCGTGAGCTGGAAAATGCCGTAGACCGCCAGGCCGGCGTAGATCACGCTCCAAATCGAAAAGGCGGGCCCTGCCGGCGCGAGCAATGTCGCGTCAGCGCTGAGATAGCCCCCGGCCACCTCCTGCACCGGGGTGCCGCCCAGCGCGCCGCTGCCGATAAAGGATACGGCGATGGCCGTGATCAGCGAGATGGCCGTGATCACCGGCCAGGTCCAGCTCGGATTGGCAGCAGGGCCTGCGCCCTGCCGCAGTGCGGGTTCATGTGATCGGCTCATGGGGCTGCTCCTGGGGTCGTGGAAACTTTTTTGGGAATCCGGCTCGACAAAACTATATAGTTAAACCATGATGTATCTAGATAAGCTAAATATCAACCCAGCGAGATAAATGATCATGGCAAGTGCACCTCCCTTCCGGAGCTCGGATCTTTTCCGCGCTCTCCTGCGGCTTCAGCGGGCCCATGCGCTCTATGAAGTCCGATGGCGCGCCCGCCTCAATCTGAACGACACGGATCTGAGGACCCTGAACCTCATCCGGTGCTTGAGCGCACCCAGCCCTGGCGAGCTGGCCAAGGAGCTGGGCGTTTCCTCGGCCGGCATCACCGCGGTGCTGGATCGGCTCGAAGCGCGCCACGTGATCCAGCGCCAGCAGCATGCGACGGATCGGCGGCGCACCGTGGTCCATCCCGGCAGCGGCTTCCCCGAGACCACCGGCGAGGGGATCGCGGTGCTGCGCAGCCTGCACAGGTTCTGCGACCAGCTCGATGAACCCTCCCGCCTTGCGCTGCGCGCACTGCTGGGGGAAATCCTGCTCACGCTGCAGGCCGCCGGCACTGGGCCAGCCGATCATTCCACCCCACCAGATTCCCGGAGCAGTGAACAATGACAACGCACGCCAGCACCGATCAATCCCCGCCGGCCGGCCCGCGCATGATGGGCGGCGAGAACGGACTCATCGACGAGGCCACCCAGGCCGCCATCAGCCAGCGGCTTTCGCAGATCGGCTCGCAAGCGCAGCAGCGCACTGCAGCCTATTCCAGCCAGGGCGCCGTGCTGTGGTCGCAGATCACCGGCCGCCTGGCTACCGGCAAGCTGATGCGCCCGGCCTTGGCCATGCTCGGCTACCGCGCCTTCTCGGGCCGCAATGAGCCCCGCGCCATCGACTTGGCCTGCGCCTTCGAGCTGCTGCACAGCGCGCTGCTGATCCACGATGACGTGGTGGACAAGGACTTCGTGCGCCGCGGAGAAGCCACCATCTCGGCGCTCTACCGCGATCAGGCCCTGGCCGGCGGGCGCAGCCTCCCCGATGCCGAGCATGCCGGGAATTCGGTGGGGATTATCGCCGGAGACCTGCTGATCAGCGAGGCGATCAAGCTCGCCGCCCGCGCCGCAGCCGGCACCGACAGCGAGTCCGTCGTGGAGCAGGCGTTCTTCCAGGCAATCGAGCAGGCCGGGGCAGGAGAACTGGAAGACCTGCTCTACTCCCTGGGCTCGGCGCCGGCGACCACCAGCCAGGTGCTGCGCATGGAGCAGCTGAAAACCGCCTCCTACTCCTTCCAGCTGCCGCTGCAAGCCGGGGCGCTGTTGGCAGGGGCTTCCATGGGCCAGGCCGAAAACATCGGCACCGTGGGCTGCCAGCTCGGGGTGGCGTACCAGGTCATCGACGATGTGCTCGGGACCTTCGGGGACCCGTCGCGCACCGGCAAATCCGTCGAGTCCGACCTGCGCGAATTCAAGAGCACAATCCTGCTGGCCCTGGCCGCTGAACAGCCCGAATTCGCCCAGATGCTCAAAGAATTCCGCTCCGGCAAGGTGCCAGCCGGACAAATCCGCGAGGAGCTGGCCAGCCAGGGCACGGAGCAATTCGCCCGGCAGCTGGCCGAAGCGCTGTGCAGCCGCGCCACCGGATCGGCGGCCTTCCGCGACTTGCCCCAGGGTGCCCAGCAGCTGCTGCGCACCTGCAGCCACCTCATCCTGGAGCGAAGCCGATGAACGCCATGGACCCGCGCGAGCTCGACCCCCGCACCCCGGCA encodes:
- a CDS encoding MarR family winged helix-turn-helix transcriptional regulator, translating into MAVERLPTTYGLAESDPEQVLIDRRGVAPEDLAQIERIMAEMGRMRQVERKIMRSSQRYMQLNETDMRALRQLIAAKNAGRVTTPSDLRAYLGISSASVTKMIDRLEANGHVRRSQHPTDRRSQCIEVTEQTHLAAREQMGRHHAKRFDVANSLTPEEREVVIRFLAQTTDALEWSLEKSSPQES
- the bcp gene encoding thioredoxin-dependent thiol peroxidase; protein product: MSTSEATARLAVGDQAPDFTLSDAAGNAVALADYRGQKTIIYFYPAASTPGCTKQACDFRDSLESLKALGYQVLGISPDKVSKLEKFVAKEELNFPLLSDEDHAVAEAYGAWGEKKNYGRVYEGLIRSTIVLDEQGAVTLAQYNVRATGHVAKLRRDLGIDPK
- a CDS encoding SDR family oxidoreductase, with the protein product MSRIAVTGATGYIGGRLVPRLLSQGHQVKVFTRDAQRLRDVPWHAEVEIIEGDLADLEAVSRLCYGAEVVYYLVHSMSGSRNFAEQEKNCASVMARAALQQGVGQVVYLSGLHPSGKLSEHLESRVAVGEILSASVNTLVLQAGLVIGSGSASFEMVRHLSDVLPVMPAPRWVRNQVQPIAIRDALHYLVAAAQLQQPVHGAYDIGGPQAYSYAQLMQIYARVAGLREPAVWALPLLTPRLASHWVNLVTPLPRTLASALVASLQHDCVMQSRKIDDLIPPPEQGLCDYPRAVHLALEKINADAVETTWATAHPISAPAEPLPSDPQWAGRKSYTDTRRITTTATEQALFKVVQRLGGDSPYFAFPTLWRLRGLMDKLAGGVGSRRGRRSNSTLALGDVVDWWRVEALEKDRLLRLRAEMRVPGQAWLEYSIGRQANGKTELIQRAVFFPRGLWGRCYWWAVYPFHGVIFPATIANIAKDAEQARSDPRP
- a CDS encoding polyprenyl synthetase family protein, which encodes MTTHASTDQSPPAGPRMMGGENGLIDEATQAAISQRLSQIGSQAQQRTAAYSSQGAVLWSQITGRLATGKLMRPALAMLGYRAFSGRNEPRAIDLACAFELLHSALLIHDDVVDKDFVRRGEATISALYRDQALAGGRSLPDAEHAGNSVGIIAGDLLISEAIKLAARAAAGTDSESVVEQAFFQAIEQAGAGELEDLLYSLGSAPATTSQVLRMEQLKTASYSFQLPLQAGALLAGASMGQAENIGTVGCQLGVAYQVIDDVLGTFGDPSRTGKSVESDLREFKSTILLALAAEQPEFAQMLKEFRSGKVPAGQIREELASQGTEQFARQLAEALCSRATGSAAFRDLPQGAQQLLRTCSHLILERSR
- a CDS encoding MarR family winged helix-turn-helix transcriptional regulator, which encodes MASAPPFRSSDLFRALLRLQRAHALYEVRWRARLNLNDTDLRTLNLIRCLSAPSPGELAKELGVSSAGITAVLDRLEARHVIQRQQHATDRRRTVVHPGSGFPETTGEGIAVLRSLHRFCDQLDEPSRLALRALLGEILLTLQAAGTGPADHSTPPDSRSSEQ
- a CDS encoding tryptophan-rich sensory protein, which encodes MSRSHEPALRQGAGPAANPSWTWPVITAISLITAIAVSFIGSGALGGTPVQEVAGGYLSADATLLAPAGPAFSIWSVIYAGLAVYGIFQLTPSGRRSAWAASLRGPAMLSALLNAAWISVVQLGWLGFSVAIIFTLVAVLAWMMAIMLAGTPSSRLEYWIMWLTFGLYLGWVVVASIANTAAWLLSLGFGSDAAWAPGLAVALLVVAVLIALAISFYARNLFAPVAICWGLAWIGVGRLSGANDSALVGFAALGCAAAVLAGAGAIAWHGKSGGNGGTR